The region ATGCCACAACTGGGAGATGCATGGTCATAGCATACAGATCATCCACTTGCTGGAGTAACAGTCCCTCTTTAGCAAAAGGCAAAAGTTAGATGGAAGTAGAATCCGTATTCTTTTGTGCTTTCAGGGTTCAGAGAGTAAATGGACCTTCAGCAGATGATTTCATCAAGTCTATTTATTAATGCATTTCAAGTTTCAAAAAACCTTACATCTTTGCACAATACTTTATTTTTTGCAATTTTAGTAAAAATTTCCGAAGTGAACAAAAAAAGATACTGTATAAAACACAGTGGACATGAAACTGACAGTAGTATTCCATTTCGTTTGTCTCgatcttcctttctgttttaccACATCTAGACTTGCAGTGGAGAGTTCAGTGCacatttctcttttcagaaaacatttaacTTAGACTCAAAATAAAATAGGGCAGCATTTGTCTGCCAAAACCCTACCACAGGATAACATTACAGGCAAAAAATTTACATGTTCCAAAGTCTACCACACTCAAGAAGTTACTAAGAACTCTTGCTGAATAAAAGTCACCATTTTAGAAATGCAAACCCACTTCCAATCTTTGCACAGTcttaaaacaaatgtattttaaatgatttaaaagcaaCTACATATACTTCTAACTAGTTAAGATCATTCAGAATTATTTATATAGTCTATTGGACTGGGGTTTCATGTACAAAATTTGTCTCTAAACCATGTacaaaaagctgtattttgaaaaagTCACCACATACTGTACAAGTTTACAAGGAAGAGATCCCATTATATTCTGTAACATTTTTGGCCTTGCTGGCTTGCGTCACATTATGAGAATGATTGTGTAAACCTTATACtcttaaacaaagcaaaaacaaaacaaaggaagcCTGTCCAACCCTTAGTAAGTTTTCTCCTAAGCAAAGCCAGGAAAATTATAGCCATTTGTGCCTCTAATTAGCTTGGTGCTTTTGGAAAACAAGCAATAAATATATCACAAGCTTAAACATTTTGTAATGCCCCTTTCATCTCCTGCATAGCAGTAAGCACCTTaagacatcttttgttttctctttaaaaatgccaATTATTTACATTCGTAATAAAAACTTTGGAATGGGACATTGTGCTGTTGAACTTCACTACTTTTACAAAAAGTGTCAGGAAAAGTTGGTAGTCCTAACTACAATTTTAATTCTGCCACAGTAGCTGGGCAAATTACTCTACTTTAGTGGTTATCAATTAACAGTATCATGCTGAAAAATTATGCAATTatttgataaattaaaaaataaaaatacaaaactacAGCTTCTCTTTCTTACTGCATCCCTCAGAATCAGAAACTCAATTTTATCATACTGTAAGAATATTTGAACATCCCAAATAAACTGGCTGCAATTTTAAAACAAGTTGAATAACAGGCAGAATTTTTTACTAAAGCATGGAAATATTTCATCCAACTATTCATTATTTAACTGAATAATcagacaaattaaaaatatttttactgagctACAGGAAATCAGCCATTTATATAAAACAATTTTGAAACATTCTGGCATTAGCAAAGTTTGCACAACACCTGTTATACTTCTAAAAGAGCATTCAATCTTGTATGCTATGTCTTAGCAGCTGTTCGATAAAGGATGAAATGAATGCTTGAAAGAACTTTGATCATGATAAGAAAGCTGGATTTGATTCAAAACTGCTGTGTAAAGCATCACAGGATTCTTGACCATTATACACCATCATCCTCTGTTATCCTGAGTATGTCAATTAAACAGTAATTTCTTCATTAATAGCGGAAAAGTTTTATAATACAAAGAAACATCCATATTGCAATTCTTTTGTTTACAATTGCACACAAGTACGAGTGTACGTTAGAAATACATGTCTGCATATAACAATGTATATACATTGGCAAGTAACGTCTCCAATGTTGAGGTGGTATAGCTTCCTAGCCTTGTCTGGCagttgaaaaatatatattttttcaattctTGAATAAAAGTTTTACTAGAGCCATATTTGCCTGCAAGTGAAGAAAATGCAGCAATGAAGAGcacagaagggggaaaagaatcACGATACCCTAGGACTTTGAGCTGCTAAATTCAAAATACgtaagaaaatcatttttcttctttttgagctGGAAGATTCACTCATTAAAGATTAAGCATCTCCACTTGTATTGAGGGCatatcatgcttttttcttctatttttgaaTTAGACCGGGGACAATGACTTATTAGGTTTTCTTTGGAGTGAGTTTTCCCATTGTAGGCACTAGGAAGAACCAAGGCAAAAAAGCTGCAGTCAACGTCTCATATGTCCCATCTGATAACTCTCTCGGGGCCTCTGCCGCTGCGGTGGCTGAGTGGTTTGTGGTGGTCTCCTCCTTTTTAAAGTGcctgtttcaaagaaaagcacaagttattaaaaaagcagagaagaaatgatTTCCAGAAAACTAAGTTGCCATGACCATGCGAGTTAGACGCAACTAATTTTCTGAAAGGTTTCAGATCTAGACCTGCAAGGTTTTAAACAGATGATTAACACTGTGTGCAGTATttacagaatacttttttttaaagtcattatcTCAATAGCAGTTCTTTAAACAGACTGATTCTCACGAAAAGTAGCACAGAgatagaaaatgaagaaaaatctgaGTTAGAAAACCTCTTCAATGCTTTCTATATTTTTGACATGCATATTTTGTTGGAGGAAAATAAGAGAGGAGTTACATTTTCATGAATTGCTCCACAGAGATGAATTCCATTTGTAGTTTCACAGTCCCAGACTACTGACTGTATGTCTCAGCATGCTAGTGTCCCTGaagtttcccttttaaaaaaCTTTAGTTGAGGATAAAACATTTCTCTATGAATTAAATTACTGGTATACTTACCTGGAAGTGGTTTATGAGGAGGCAACTTTGGATTACTGCTTGGCGTATGAACACTGCATATCTTTATGAAACCAGCCATTAACATGATCAGGGCAATTCCCATAAGCAATACTGCCCACCAATGAGcctaaaaacatgaaaaaaaaatttatctgcttttttgggagtttttttggggagagaaggaaagggggagggaagggggacacAGGAGATAGGGACCATTAAATgtggctttccttttctttttaaaagccacCCAAGAGCTATTCAGAAACATCACTAAAAAACCCctatcattttaaagaaaaaattccccaaaggttttacagagaaaaacaaaaaatacttaaGACTCATTCTATTAACAGAGAAGTATTTCTCATAAGATACTTCACTATCACAGAGCTATATAAGCCTAAAATAAATCAACAGCTTACACAAAGCTGACTGACTATACAGCTCTAAATATGTTTCTCCATAGCTCTCCTTCCCAATCTATTACTAGGAAAATGTGTATCTTGTGCAGTAAGAATAAAAGAGTGCTAGTGGTCAATATATtcagttccttaaaaaaaaaaagtctgagcaTTCAAATACAAAGAGTTAAAAGGGAAACtcagtaaattaaaaatgtgaacattaacaaaaaaaacaggTAGCAGTATGAATAGAAGTACtaacataaaatatttctcaTAAAGTAGTTTCCATTCCTTCCAGTCTGTCAGACTTAACTTGCTGCACTCAAGGTGCTTATAGACCAACTAGTTAAAGCAAGGATTGATTATATTTTGCATAATGCTGAAGTACTGTGTATATACAGCCACACTTAACCAGCTGTGAGTACTGATTTACAGGAATATTTGATATTAAACTGTTAAGAAATAAGTACGTACCACAATCCATTCTGCAATATTTTCATATAGCTCCGGATTAAATATCGCTTTCTTTAGTCTAGCTAGAGGGCCATCAGCATCTACTAGCCGACATCTCATAAACACATCACAGTAGCCTTTAAAATCATTACAAGGAGATCCAGGTTGCAAAGTAATAGTTTTATGATCAAAGTGTTTCTCCCACTGTTTAGAACCTGTACTTGCACATGTAGTTGGGTCCACTGAAAAGTAAAAAGTGAATACAATCAAGTTAATTGAAAACTTCATTGTAATAAAGCATAGGTGCTTTAGGTGAATACTTTAACAGACCATTGTGTATATGTTCAAAACACTTATGAAAATGTTTTGAGATACTATCAGTCTGTAAAACAACCAAATACATTGTTTATTTCTGACAAAATGCAATGCAATGCCTATCTGAAACCAAGTGTTAACAAAATTTTGCTACAATCTcaagttaacaaaaaaaaaaaaaaaaaaaaaaaaaaaaaaaaaacccacaaataaaaaCCAAGTGGGAAAATTCCCAAGATATCTAATGCTATAGTCACGCTAAGAATTCACACAAATCTTACTTTTTCTCATGCAGCAGACATGACACAATTCTCTATCGTCCTTGCCATCTGAACTAGCACATGTACATTCCTCCAAGCCATACTTCTCACAGATAGAGCCAGCACATTGCTATTTGAGACAAAAGCAGGAGTATGCAAAAATCAACTTCACATTTAAGCATACACTAGGAAAGATTATCAATTTTTAATAGCTGAAAGCATGATTAGCAGGTGTATAAAAATGCTCAGCACTTGAAAAGCTAGCTTGAATTTGCTCTGAAGtttataataaaaatgatcaaattAATCCACTTTCAGTATTTAGGCTTATTTGAGAGTATGTTAAAGGTGATTATGATATTAcacaatagttttttttaaacactatctTCTTTTAGGGACTACAGGTGGCCCACAAAACATTTCTAGCACTACAATTCACATGGAAAGATGATTACTCAAAAccacagttaggaaaaaaaaagtattgtattcaaaaatattctctcttagaaaataaaaactaaacgTCAGGAAAGATTCTGTATTTCAATTCCACTGTAAGACAAGCTctcaaattcaaattaaaaaaaaaaaaaaaaagtacatctaTAAGCTTGtttcaaaaaaatcaaataactgCATAAAGAGAAAATTCCTCTGTCTTTAAGCTAACCCTACATTAGTCCCAAAATTATAAACAATATTTAAAGATTGACCTCTGGAAAACAATGGCAACATAAGTTACTACTCTTTTAAAGGATAACTTTTACTTGTTTCTCCTTCCAAGCAGACATAGATCAATTTGTAAAAGCCTTCCCATCAACTTTTAATAGTGACTGCCATGGCCTCTATAACACAGGAAACTAATGGCAGTACAGGGTAATCCTGTATGCTTGCGCATGCATGTTACATGTCCATGGCAGCAGGagctttatattttcattaaatcaaATTGAATGTGTGTTCTTAGTACATGAAATTTTCTAAGGCAATGAAGAGTCAAGAATAGGTAGAACTATGAAGTAAAACACAGTTGCATTTTCCTAATTTTACAAAAGCTTTACATGGAATTTTCTAACATAGTAAAGCCAGCTGGCCACTTGTTAACTGCTTCTCAAAGTCTGGTGTAGCTTCAGTTATCTAGCTCAAAGCCTAGGAATCAGACCTCCCTGTGAAAAAAAGACTCTATTCTCAGAGCGTACTTTAAGTATTGAAACTGTACTGCTTCATAATGCAGTGCCCTGCACTATGCAGCGGGCAGAGTTGCCCGTGACTGTAAAAAACATACCCCATTCAGGCAAACTTGCGTGTGCCTGTTGCAGTCTGTGAAGTTTGGTTTGGGCTCCGAGGCCGGACAGAGCGCGCTGACACCGTTACACATTCCTTCTCTCGCACAGTCCGAATCATTTCGGCACTTATCGATCCTCAGTTTGAAGCTACACTGTGCAGTACAGCAGGGGCCTTGACTAGGgctagaaagaaacagaaaatacgGATATAAAGAAAAGTGCAAACAATTTCAGAAGGGCTGTTAATCCTGAAAGCTATTCAAACATTCAACACGTTTCTGATGTGCACTAGGTAACACATGAATTGAAAGACATTTCTTCCCTCCCTTACAGTAACAAAAGGTTGCTGCACTGAATTTCTGTGGAAATACTGCTTACGTTGTTTAAATAAACAAGCGGAAGAGACAGCTCAGAAGCTTTTATATCAGAGAAAACAGTTCCTGTACAGGCAAATTTTGGGGGAGGAAAGACTTTTCAAGGAAGCCACATAGCTTAAACTAAGCAAGTTTCAGCATCATTGGTTCCCCAAAGCACTTAATACTCCTTTTTGCTACAGACATCAAGGAGTCTGAGCTCTGATGTGCTGTATGCTACACATGCTGTATCAAACCAGTGTATCTGCTACAACCGCAGgaaacaattatttctttttctgaagctgtATGTGAGCACCCATGCCACTACAAGTAGCAGCAGAGTGTGGATGATAACACACAGGTAACTGCTTGACTAAAAGCCAAGCCACACTGAGTTCTCATCCCAAATTACTCCGTATCTCAACACCGCTCATAGTGGgctttttcttcttgtcattCAGTGGACATCAGAAGATAACACTGACCTTCTGCAATTCAGGATCTCTCTACTTAAAACCACTGCATACTAAGAAAATCATTCTTTTATGtcacagacaaacaaaaaagactAAGGGACATGTAAAACAGTTGGTCAGCTACCATAGCTTTCCTAAAGTACGCTGTATTTTAATGTGTTATTTAAATGATCCATTCTCACACCTAGGTTTTGCTTTGTGTGTCTCTGGAAATTTTGTATCATGTAATTTTCAATCTTAATAgacaaaactgggagaaaaggAGCTATAAAGCCAAGTGATGCAGCAATTTCTATTGAACACCATATCGGCAGGGCATAAAGCTAGAACTATAGTCAGCTCAACACAAGATtttaagaagaaagcaaagaaaaaaggtgGCAGCAGCACCTGGTGTACTCAGGAACTAGGTCTTCACCACAGGCACAGTataaagcagcataaaaaaatctcaaaaatcaCTGTTACATGAAGACAACACAAGATCTTTCTTTTGGCAGAAATGACAAgatttgcaagggaaaaaaaaaaacatgcaaaattacTGCAACCATGACTGCACAGGAAACAAACCTCCTATCATGTCTACACTATCacacaaacattttcaaagtaGATGTTACCCTTATTTCCACCCACAGGTTgacaaagattattttttaaggCAAGAAGCTTAACTAGTTAATTAGAACAAAACTGTATATGTTGCATTAAAAATGGAGATGgttcagacttaaaaaaaataaataaataaataaattttttcttctcttcacctCTGGCCAAGAGTCTAATCTGTTATATTTTCTGTCTGTTCCTAGAGCAGAACAAAAGTTCATGCctctcacacacaaaaaatccaCTTAAGTTTTTAGATGAGGTAAAATAATTAGATGTCTGTTTTAAGCCAAGTAACTGAAAGATAAAAAGCTGAGTTACTTTAGTGTATTATCTACAGGTGTTTCTAAAAGTTTTATAAATCACTGTGTCTACAGTACTGCCAAGATACAAGGTgacttaaaaatgtaatttagtttATGAAACaagtacggggggggggggcggggggataTCAATCAGCTGTATCTTTAAGTCATCTTTGAGGTAGGCAACACCATACAAATGGCACTATGACAGCATCCAATTTCAGAAGCAGCCACGCAGGTCACTTAGAGGAGGAAGGTGACTGCCTTACTTCAGAACACCACCTGTCTGCAGCCACCACTCCCTTGAGAGGTCTCTCTTTATGAGACAATTCAGTACATCCAACCATATAAACTTGTAATTATGTTCACTAACAGCTTTATAAGAAGCTTAAAGCTGTAAACATTCTCCTTTATACTTTGGGCAGTTAATACTTTCTTGTAGCTAATACAAAAAAAACATTCTGACCATGTTTTTCTGAACCACACACTTTTTGTGAAAAGCTCCTgggcaaaacatttcagaaaaagaagtcaGAATTTCAACACACATACTCATCTGCACTGAGTATTAAGATATATTAGCATTGTTACCATCAAGTGTCATATTATGgtttttcaaaagctagtaaACAATCTCGCCTGGCTACTAACGGAAAGAAAGTTGCAATAAGCAACAAGAACTACAAAGCATAATTGTGCTGATGAACTCACTAtgttaagtattttaaataaaacactgagaACAATGGCAGGTAAAGTGAGATTCCGATTCCAAAATATTAGTTTTATCTACCAACAAACCTGAATAATTAGAAAGCATATTATAACAGACATGTACAATACCTGCATTGTTTGCCGGGTTTTAACTTGCATTTTTTATCTTCTGGTTGGTTTGCATCATAACAGCATTCATCTTTACACTGGTCACTGTATCCACAATCACACTGCTCTCCTTGTTCTACCAGTCCATTGCCACAGATGGGTTGACCAGATTCTGAAAAATGCCAATATATTTTTGTACAAAACAGTACAAATAATAGGCAAATAGAGGTATAAATAAATATTAGCACTGACTTGCAACAGCATCAAGTTAACTGCAACTGACAACGCCTGGTCAAGATGGGCTTAGTACAGGCCAggattcaaacaaacaaacatgcacTACTGTTGTTCACTACCCAGTTTAGTGATTCTTACGATTTTGAGCCTCTGAGCATGAAGTTTCTCTTGGTAACTATGGGAGTTCCTTGTGTAATTTTTTGCTAAGCCTTCTCAGAGCAGGATCTGCTAGAGCAGTTTACCCAAGACCTTGTCCATTTgtgttctgaatatctccaacgatggagactccacaaccacagtaaaaaagtttcttttaaggttttaaatggaatttcctgtatttcaatttgtgcccactgcctcttgtcctctctgtGGGCACTACTGAGACAGGTCTGGCTCAGTTTCCTTTACTCTCTCCCATCAGGTATTCATACAGATGGATaggatcccccccagccccttctcttctccaggctaaacagtccaggctctccatctctccctcatatgtcagatgctctaCTCCCTTCATCACCATTGTGTCCCtttgctggactccctccagtatgtctatgtctttcttgtactgtggagcccaaaactggatacTCTAGATCTCAAATTCAACTCTTTACTTACACATAACCTTCTGGTAAACTGACTAGTAgaacaaaaaattatttcaaattaagCTTAATATGAATAATCTAGCCATTCTGCATTCAGGATAACTAAATACATACCaacaaaacaattatttctttttttctcaagaaCTTGGCTGATGTTTCGAATACTACAGATAGAGAACTTGTTGTTATTAAGTTTGTCCCCAGATGTAGCTCTTGCATACATGATGTAattgccattttctttttgtcCCAAATTCTTGGACTCTCCTGGAGTGCATTCCATTCCAGAATCATGctgcaaaacaaatattttaaactatttctaTCAAAACAGCTTCTCCaatttcttgctgtctttttctATATGTGCAAGAGACCTGATAGGGTAGCATTAATACAGGGAGAAGAAAAGCCTCAAACAAACAGAATACTGTTGTATTCTCAAAGGTTTCTTGGAGCTTAATTAAAACATATACAGAAGACAAAGCTTTTACAGACTGTGACAAGGAATAGCTAAGTTTTATTCTAAGGAATAGCTTAAGTTTTATGTGATAGTATTCTTTGAATATTTGAATTCTTGTGGACAGATACTCCACTCTCATTGTGCGTCCCAGAAGCGATACAATCTCCAAAAAGCTTCCATCTGATCAAGAGTGGCTTTATGATCACAAAAGGTTGCAAGTGCTCTATGGAATAAAAACATAATTGAAATAGTAGTTCATactttgtttttgcttgtttgaagGGAGGGGCAAGGAGAACTTCAGAACAGAGCAGATGGTTCTGGTCCACCAGCAAATAGATCTCTATAGTATCTAGCCTAATGCATGAAATGCATTATAAGGTTGGTGTAGTATCAATTAGCAGACtgacaaaaacattttctgtaattgTTAAGAATAAGATGAACTCTAATGCTGTTCTGATGCATCCAACTGCCCAAGAATAACCTGTCTCCCCAACAGAAGtaagtaaattttaaaatcagGCATGTTTAAGGAACTGTACTTATTACTCTGAATCAAATGCAACGTAGAGATAAATGAATCATCTTCAAAACTGATCCAAAAGATGTTTCATTCAGGAGGACTAGTTTTCAGATTTATGTGcccatattttcttttaaatttggaAGGCTCGTTCACACTCAAAGCAGTTGTATTAAAGACTCTCAAGGCACACAAAGTAGGCATTCATGTGTGAACATCTGTTTTGGAATATTATTTCTGTCATAACTTGATTTCTGTTTACTTCCAAGAGTAGAAATATATACttaagttaaaaaacaaagcaaaacaaacaacccacccCCTCCCCTTTGTTCTCTTGTCTCCAACAAAACAAGAGCCTCATGCTTTAGCTTGTCACAAAGAAATCATATGCCTAAATGACATGTAGACAGActtttgctctgaaatatttaTCTTAATCCCCTTCACAAAATTTCTTAGATAATCTTGCAAGAATAATGGAACTGTAAAATAGAGCTGGTTTTATCTTCCCTTGTTGAGTTAGATATCTTAATCGGTTTTGCATCTGATTCTTATTCCTCTCTAGTATCCACCACAATGCATTCTTGTGTCTATCACCCTggtcttgaattaaaaaaaaaaaaaacaggaacttTTTAGGGAATAATAATACAGTCTCTTTATAAGAGAACAAACTAGTAGAAATGAGCAATTCACAAAATACACTGTACCATCAGTGTTGTAAAATACTCATAAAAAGCCTTGCTGCACCCACCTGGCTTTTGTTTGTACACaatgtgcatgcacatacacacatgcagttGTGCATATACTTTCTTTCTTTATCAGAAATAGTAAGAACTACTTTCGCAAATCATGCCTTCCAAAATGTTTGAAATCAAGTAACAGGTCAACAGTAATACTCACAGGCGAACCAAAGTTATGCCCAACCTCGTGAGCAAAAGTGATGTGAGAAACCTTAGGAGGAACATGTGAGCCGTAGTTCTGAACAGTGATGATTCCAGTGTTCAGAGACTTCTTTTTACCATCAGAATAGAGTTTGCTCTTTTCACAGATTCCACCAGAGCTCCCTGCATTTGGACAGAAGTGCAACAGTTCAGGCATTTAAGAAAAGAAGTTTACTGAGTCTCTTGTTCTAAATGACAGTTGAAAAGTAATAGTTTGTATACACAGGAAAAATCCGTGGAAAGAAGATGCatgcattttaaatgcaattatttttcgTATTAAGTCCTCACTGGACACTTACAGACTAAGGATGCTTCTTTCTGAGTAATTAATGTTAATCCAACTTTTAAGTAGATTAAATTTATCTGCATTAATGCAGAGCTGTTCACACAGTAAGGTAGCTGTTGTAGAATAGCTATTCAGTAAGACTATTTGGGGTTTTCACAGCTTGGACAAACCCTATCATACCTACGATACAAGATTAGCAGGGTGTAAAGACCAACACTGGTGCACTCGATCTACATCTCTGAGCTTTCTGTAAGTAAAAAAGccagtaaaaatacagaaaatgctttCTCATAACAAGAAAATTATAAAACATTCACAGATGTTTGTAAAAAAATGCCTAAGATTAGCTACATATCCTTGTCAGCAAGAGTGACTCATTTTTCACCATataatttaaagctgaaaatGGTTTTGATGTGTGGGTTAATCAGATACATATTTAAAAGGTCAATGATCAAGTGCATTACATTCACTGTTTGGAAGAGTCTTGAAACTGTGACTTTAATTTCACTGCCGTTTCCCATAGCTGGAGTTTGTACTGAGCCAGTGCGAGTGTTCCTGTTCCTTGTACAGGAAAGAAGTTTCCTTGCTTGTTaaagtaaaatttcattttagtGAAATATCTAACATCAACATTTTCTCCCAGAGCAGCTGCACACTGCAGTGGTGATAAAAATCCCTACTTGTGCATCTTACAAGTCAATGACTAAAAGTAGTACAAAATTTCAGCTATTTCCATTAAAACACAAAAGGTCTTTGAATTCTACACCACTCAAAATTTCAATCTTTAAAGAATGACTTAAGTGCATACCCTTTTTAAGATATCTTTAGGTCATACATCCAACAAATATTTGTCATCTCTTCTTTAGGTTATCATTTTAAATGCTATACGAAACCTGAATTTTAACCTATTTAAGTTTGCGCATTAAGGATGAAAAATCTCTCAAAGCAACCAAATTTTTCTCAGTTAAACCTTTTTTGGGGAGTAGCATTTATGGAATTCACACTCCAATTCATCCTGTACTTCCTTGCCAGCCTACACGCTGGACTAGTCACCGCAGACCCAGTGCCTTATTTAATAGGCCACCTCTGTATTAAGTTTCCTAAGGTTCTTCCACAGTCACTAAGATTAGTCGGCACAGGTTCCTCTAATTTACTTCTCTACTGGGTCAACTCATCTATAACCTTCTGAATATTCTACTAATTTTTATTTGGAACCTTTTAATCTCctaaaaggaaagacagacacAGAGACTC is a window of Dromaius novaehollandiae isolate bDroNov1 chromosome 10, bDroNov1.hap1, whole genome shotgun sequence DNA encoding:
- the ADAM10 gene encoding disintegrin and metalloproteinase domain-containing protein 10 isoform X1 yields the protein MDLAGTIILLCSCAAGAGGQYGNPLNKYIRHYEGLSYDVDLLHQKHQRAKRAVLHEDQFLRLDFHAHGRHFNLRMKRDTSLFSDDFKVETSNKVIDYDTSHIYSGHIYGEQGSLSHGSVIDGRFEGFIQTRSGTFYIEPAERYIKDKTLPFHSVIYHEDDIKYPHKYGPQGGCADHSVFERMQKYQMTGIEEPTTEKPFEEPNSNGPQLLRKKRATQAEKNTCQLYIQTDHLFYKHYGTREAVIAQISSHVKAIDTIYQSTDFSGIRNISFMVKRIRINTTVDEKDSSNPFRFPNIGVEKFLELNSEQNHDDYCLAYVFTDRDFDDGVLGLAWVGAPSGSSGGICEKSKLYSDGKKKSLNTGIITVQNYGSHVPPKVSHITFAHEVGHNFGSPHDSGMECTPGESKNLGQKENGNYIMYARATSGDKLNNNKFSICSIRNISQVLEKKRNNCFVESGQPICGNGLVEQGEQCDCGYSDQCKDECCYDANQPEDKKCKLKPGKQCSPSQGPCCTAQCSFKLRIDKCRNDSDCAREGMCNGVSALCPASEPKPNFTDCNRHTQVCLNGQCAGSICEKYGLEECTCASSDGKDDRELCHVCCMRKMDPTTCASTGSKQWEKHFDHKTITLQPGSPCNDFKGYCDVFMRCRLVDADGPLARLKKAIFNPELYENIAEWIVAHWWAVLLMGIALIMLMAGFIKICSVHTPSSNPKLPPHKPLPGTLKRRRPPQTTQPPQRQRPRESYQMGHMRR
- the ADAM10 gene encoding disintegrin and metalloproteinase domain-containing protein 10 isoform X2; the protein is MKRDTSLFSDDFKVETSNKVIDYDTSHIYSGHIYGEQGSLSHGSVIDGRFEGFIQTRSGTFYIEPAERYIKDKTLPFHSVIYHEDDIKYPHKYGPQGGCADHSVFERMQKYQMTGIEEPTTEKPFEEPNSNGPQLLRKKRATQAEKNTCQLYIQTDHLFYKHYGTREAVIAQISSHVKAIDTIYQSTDFSGIRNISFMVKRIRINTTVDEKDSSNPFRFPNIGVEKFLELNSEQNHDDYCLAYVFTDRDFDDGVLGLAWVGAPSGSSGGICEKSKLYSDGKKKSLNTGIITVQNYGSHVPPKVSHITFAHEVGHNFGSPHDSGMECTPGESKNLGQKENGNYIMYARATSGDKLNNNKFSICSIRNISQVLEKKRNNCFVESGQPICGNGLVEQGEQCDCGYSDQCKDECCYDANQPEDKKCKLKPGKQCSPSQGPCCTAQCSFKLRIDKCRNDSDCAREGMCNGVSALCPASEPKPNFTDCNRHTQVCLNGQCAGSICEKYGLEECTCASSDGKDDRELCHVCCMRKMDPTTCASTGSKQWEKHFDHKTITLQPGSPCNDFKGYCDVFMRCRLVDADGPLARLKKAIFNPELYENIAEWIVAHWWAVLLMGIALIMLMAGFIKICSVHTPSSNPKLPPHKPLPGTLKRRRPPQTTQPPQRQRPRESYQMGHMRR